One genomic region from Clostridium saccharobutylicum DSM 13864 encodes:
- a CDS encoding glycosyltransferase, translating into MHIMVIPSWYSSPRNKVHGSFFKEQFKALANSNEKITVAYNEIWPITMFGKIDEKKGISFNIEDDLRTYRYKDYNYFPKSPLMFKSFNKRMDKLYQEIIKNEGKVDVIHAHSAFWGGIAATYISKKYNIPLVLTEHSSLKYAKYVKESYKKYIYNAYENANCLIAVGSGLKREMQKYVDRDIKVIHNMVDLKLFYLDECDENNELKINSERYLDEFNNKPSKLKTDILDIDKDKKVSQKKENEFKFFSCAFLEEGKGMEDLIKAFAESFRDENVTLKIGGDGSLKTLLEKLIKTLNMEKQIKLLGALSRKRVSEEMRKCDAFVLPSEHETFGVVYIEALACGKPVIGANNGGAEDIIKDYNGIIAKKSDISDLSNALRKIKDNYKTYDKYKIREKTILSYSEKVLVEKLKGVYKEVYERNN; encoded by the coding sequence ATGCATATAATGGTTATTCCATCTTGGTATTCCTCTCCAAGAAACAAGGTCCATGGAAGTTTTTTTAAGGAACAATTTAAAGCACTTGCAAATAGTAATGAAAAAATTACGGTTGCTTATAATGAAATTTGGCCGATTACTATGTTTGGAAAGATTGATGAAAAAAAAGGCATAAGCTTTAATATAGAAGATGATCTTAGGACTTATAGATATAAAGATTATAATTACTTTCCTAAAAGCCCTCTTATGTTTAAAAGTTTTAATAAAAGAATGGATAAACTTTATCAAGAAATTATTAAAAATGAGGGGAAAGTTGATGTCATACATGCTCATTCTGCTTTTTGGGGTGGAATAGCAGCTACATATATAAGTAAAAAATATAATATTCCATTGGTATTAACAGAGCATTCTTCATTGAAATATGCAAAGTATGTAAAAGAGAGCTATAAGAAATATATTTATAATGCGTATGAAAATGCAAATTGTTTAATTGCTGTTGGAAGTGGATTAAAAAGGGAAATGCAGAAATATGTAGATCGAGATATTAAAGTTATTCATAATATGGTAGATTTAAAGCTATTTTATCTTGATGAATGCGATGAGAATAATGAATTAAAAATTAATTCAGAAAGATATTTGGATGAATTTAATAATAAGCCAAGCAAATTAAAAACAGATATTCTAGATATTGATAAAGACAAAAAAGTATCTCAGAAAAAAGAAAATGAATTTAAGTTTTTTTCATGTGCTTTTCTTGAAGAAGGTAAAGGTATGGAAGATTTAATTAAAGCATTTGCAGAAAGTTTTAGAGATGAAAATGTAACTTTAAAAATAGGTGGAGATGGTTCTCTTAAGACATTATTAGAGAAACTAATTAAAACGCTAAACATGGAAAAACAAATAAAACTTTTGGGTGCATTATCAAGGAAAAGAGTTTCAGAAGAAATGAGGAAATGTGATGCATTTGTACTGCCATCTGAACATGAAACTTTTGGAGTTGTTTATATTGAAGCTTTAGCATGTGGTAAACCTGTTATTGGAGCAAATAATGGTGGAGCAGAAGATATAATAAAAGATTATAATGGTATAATAGCTAAAAAGAGTGATATATCTGATCTTAGTAATGCATTAAGAAAAATCAAAGATAATTATAAAACTTATGATAAATACAAAATAAGAGAGAAAACAATTCTTAGCTATTCAGAGAAAGTATTAGTTGAAAAGCTAAAAGGAGTGTATAAAGAAGTATATGAAAGAAATAATTGA
- the pdaA gene encoding delta-lactam-biosynthetic de-N-acetylase codes for MRKYLKFTIASSLAMSLALGSLPHCTYATDDEENSINECFQEDGDFGDITDIDNIRDIFSFFSDEGELNWYYVGKGKDQIAEGPKESIGFLKENSAYYLGDTSKKVIYLTFDEGYENGNTGKILDSLKELNIPAAFFVVKPYIDKEPELVKRMVAEGHIVGNHTVHHPSMASIHDKEKFKEEFTGVENAYKELIGQDMPKFFRPPMGKYSKQSLQMTKDLGYKTIFWSFAYKDWLVNNQPSEGPAIEKISKGGHPGCIMLLHAVSDTNAKILKTVLKNFQAEGYEFKSLNDLPTE; via the coding sequence ATGAGGAAATACTTAAAATTTACTATTGCTTCTTCACTTGCAATGAGTCTTGCTTTAGGTTCTCTACCTCATTGTACTTATGCAACAGATGATGAAGAAAATAGTATTAATGAATGCTTTCAAGAAGACGGTGATTTTGGAGATATTACAGACATTGATAATATACGTGATATCTTTTCTTTCTTTAGTGATGAAGGCGAATTAAATTGGTATTATGTTGGAAAAGGTAAAGATCAAATTGCTGAAGGACCTAAGGAATCTATTGGATTTTTAAAAGAAAATTCTGCTTATTATTTAGGTGATACATCAAAAAAAGTTATTTACCTAACCTTTGATGAAGGCTACGAAAATGGTAATACTGGTAAAATTTTAGACTCATTAAAAGAACTTAATATTCCAGCTGCATTTTTCGTCGTCAAACCTTATATCGACAAAGAGCCAGAACTTGTAAAAAGAATGGTCGCTGAAGGTCACATTGTTGGTAATCACACAGTACATCATCCATCAATGGCTTCAATACATGACAAAGAGAAATTTAAAGAAGAATTTACCGGTGTTGAAAATGCTTATAAAGAACTTATAGGTCAAGATATGCCAAAGTTTTTTAGACCTCCAATGGGTAAATATTCAAAGCAATCTTTACAAATGACAAAAGATTTAGGATATAAAACTATATTTTGGAGTTTTGCTTATAAAGACTGGTTAGTAAATAATCAACCTTCTGAAGGGCCAGCTATAGAAAAAATAAGTAAGGGTGGTCATCCTGGATGCATAATGCTTCTACATGCTGTTTCAGATACAAATGCCAAAATACTCAAAACTGTACTTAAGAACTTTCAAGCTGAAGGTTATGAATTTAAATCTTTAAATGACTTACCTACAGAATAG
- a CDS encoding O-antigen ligase family protein, translated as MKEIIENIYKFIDNKFYFKLLYLFVSLIFVTILKDVPGLINLKDLALAWGIILILLMIIQDYKKRKIYKFDIPLALFMGITLIFTIFVYKNSDDIKMWIFNLILFMGIFTIDVFRNKKALIKEMNIITHFYVIFMFFASIASLVLRFSGEAIQIGQIAFGGTKGIFENENALSIASSIAIVMCIYLYNVSNSHKIKIFWMLNIILQVVTMIGSHGRSAYLLVVAVLYTFIFVYNKNKYLRRILTTVPFILAILIGLACYNNSNERVRDFTSGRTSLWTSASIVIKEHPLTGVGKGQFLESVRNARETDDLPGLEAGGLHDIYIQTATLNGGVSLLLLLSFFGMILTFIMKRLDNLIRKEKLQMSTLTAMVIGILAVNLFESTLIYVVSFISMIFWIYLGYLISILDNKNIE; from the coding sequence ATGAAAGAAATAATTGAGAATATTTATAAGTTTATAGATAATAAATTTTATTTTAAGCTGTTATATTTATTTGTTAGCTTAATTTTTGTAACTATATTAAAAGATGTGCCAGGTTTAATAAATTTAAAAGACTTAGCACTTGCGTGGGGAATAATTTTAATTTTATTAATGATAATCCAAGATTATAAAAAAAGAAAAATTTATAAGTTTGATATTCCGTTAGCTCTTTTTATGGGAATCACTTTGATATTTACTATTTTTGTTTATAAAAATAGTGATGATATTAAAATGTGGATATTTAATTTAATTTTATTTATGGGTATATTCACAATAGATGTTTTTAGAAATAAAAAAGCACTGATCAAAGAAATGAATATAATAACGCATTTTTATGTAATATTTATGTTTTTTGCATCTATAGCGTCTCTAGTTCTTAGATTTTCAGGAGAAGCTATACAAATTGGTCAAATTGCATTTGGTGGTACGAAGGGGATATTTGAAAATGAAAATGCTCTTTCTATAGCATCATCGATAGCTATTGTAATGTGTATATATCTTTATAATGTGAGCAATAGCCATAAAATAAAGATTTTTTGGATGCTTAATATAATACTTCAAGTAGTAACTATGATTGGGTCGCATGGAAGAAGTGCATATTTATTAGTAGTAGCTGTATTATATACTTTTATCTTTGTATATAATAAGAATAAATATTTACGACGTATTTTAACAACAGTACCATTTATATTAGCAATATTAATTGGATTAGCATGTTATAATAACAGTAATGAAAGAGTTAGGGATTTCACAAGTGGAAGAACTAGTCTTTGGACTTCTGCATCTATAGTAATAAAAGAACATCCTTTGACTGGGGTTGGAAAAGGACAATTTTTAGAATCAGTTAGAAATGCACGTGAGACTGATGATTTACCAGGATTAGAAGCAGGGGGACTGCATGATATATACATACAAACTGCAACATTAAATGGTGGTGTTTCGTTATTATTGCTTCTTTCATTTTTTGGAATGATTTTAACTTTTATAATGAAACGCTTAGATAATTTAATAAGAAAAGAAAAATTGCAGATGTCAACATTAACAGCAATGGTCATAGGTATTCTAGCAGTAAATTTGTTTGAAAGTACATTGATATATGTGGTTAGCTTTATTTCAATGATATTCTGGATATACTTAGGGTATTTAATATCTATCCTAGATAATAAAAATATTGAATAA
- a CDS encoding cyclodeaminase/cyclohydrolase family protein, which translates to MKFCDESIKVFLDELGSDLSAPGGGSVAGLVSALSASLNSMVYSLTVGKKSYLSLSDSEQKMIDKFQKESKEFTLRSLDLMEEDRNNFLKLMDSYKFPKDSEEEKEKRKSAIKENTIKSMEAPLALLRESLGFYENLKIMAKYGNKMLLSDLGISAILLHASIESSIINVKVNLNALRSEEFFEKIDNELNEIMEKSIKEKSAISEVVDSVIYK; encoded by the coding sequence ATGAAGTTTTGTGATGAAAGTATTAAGGTTTTTTTAGATGAATTAGGATCAGATTTATCAGCACCAGGTGGTGGGAGTGTGGCAGGACTTGTTTCGGCATTATCTGCATCATTAAATTCTATGGTATATTCATTAACAGTAGGTAAAAAGAGTTATTTATCATTAAGTGATAGTGAACAAAAAATGATAGATAAATTTCAAAAAGAATCTAAGGAATTCACTTTAAGAAGTTTAGATCTTATGGAAGAGGATAGAAATAACTTCCTAAAATTAATGGATTCTTATAAATTTCCAAAGGATAGTGAAGAAGAAAAGGAAAAAAGAAAATCTGCTATAAAAGAAAATACAATTAAATCTATGGAAGCGCCTTTAGCTTTATTGAGAGAAAGTTTAGGATTTTATGAAAATTTAAAGATAATGGCTAAGTATGGAAATAAGATGCTGTTGTCAGATTTAGGGATTTCAGCAATTTTACTTCATGCATCTATAGAAAGTTCTATAATAAATGTTAAAGTAAATTTAAATGCATTAAGAAGCGAAGAATTTTTTGAGAAAATTGATAATGAATTGAATGAAATAATGGAAAAATCAATTAAGGAAAAAAGTGCTATTAGTGAAGTTGTAGATTCAGTTATTTATAAATAG
- a CDS encoding clostri-philic family protein: protein MVVHKDGADNPMQKGVRRQKLHDKQNNVGGNPKNKPEYENFKGEPIQ, encoded by the coding sequence ATGGTAGTACATAAAGATGGTGCAGATAATCCAATGCAAAAAGGAGTTAGAAGACAAAAGCTTCATGATAAACAAAACAATGTAGGAGGAAATCCTAAAAACAAACCTGAATATGAAAACTTTAAGGGAGAACCTATTCAATAG
- a CDS encoding type I phosphomannose isomerase catalytic subunit, whose translation MYPIKFKNLYYERIWGGKDLEKFRDNVPSGIIGESWDIACHKNGTGTVINGQLRGKSFDEIIKKYGERLLGKEISSQEFPLLIKLITAQDKLSVQVHPDDEYANRVEKDSGKTEAWYVVDAQEGASLIVGTKDCDKEKFKKAINEGKLDKYLNKIPVKKGDFFYVQSGLVHAICEGVLIAEIQQSSDTTYRVYDYNRGREIHVDKALEVIDFNLKGENSQGIVIKKNGYDKTYLCLSKYFTIQKYEVTDSVKEDSDEKRFYLFTCVEGNGTIKYHGGEEKILMGDSILIPATLGEYELVGNFTLLKSYVPDLEEEEKKILDVVKR comes from the coding sequence ATGTATCCAATTAAATTTAAAAATCTATATTATGAAAGAATTTGGGGAGGAAAAGATTTAGAGAAATTTAGAGATAATGTTCCTAGTGGTATAATAGGAGAAAGTTGGGATATTGCATGCCACAAAAATGGTACTGGTACAGTTATAAATGGACAATTAAGAGGAAAGTCTTTTGATGAAATAATAAAAAAATATGGAGAGAGACTTTTAGGTAAAGAGATAAGCTCTCAGGAGTTTCCACTTTTAATAAAATTAATAACTGCTCAAGACAAGTTATCAGTTCAAGTTCATCCTGATGATGAGTATGCCAATAGGGTTGAAAAAGATTCGGGAAAGACAGAAGCATGGTATGTAGTTGATGCTCAAGAAGGGGCTTCACTAATAGTTGGGACTAAAGACTGCGATAAGGAAAAATTTAAAAAAGCAATTAATGAAGGAAAGTTGGATAAATACTTAAACAAGATTCCTGTAAAAAAAGGAGATTTTTTTTATGTCCAAAGTGGATTAGTTCATGCAATATGTGAAGGTGTTTTAATTGCTGAAATTCAACAAAGTAGTGATACTACATATAGAGTATATGACTACAACAGAGGAAGAGAAATACATGTAGATAAGGCATTAGAGGTTATCGATTTTAATCTTAAAGGAGAAAATTCACAAGGAATTGTTATTAAGAAGAATGGATATGACAAAACATATCTTTGCTTAAGTAAGTATTTTACTATACAAAAGTATGAAGTTACTGATTCTGTTAAAGAAGACAGTGATGAAAAAAGATTTTATTTATTCACTTGTGTTGAAGGTAATGGAACAATAAAATATCATGGAGGAGAAGAAAAAATACTTATGGGAGATAGTATTTTAATTCCTGCAACTCTTGGAGAATATGAATTAGTTGGAAACTTTACATTATTAAAGAGTTATGTCCCAGACTTAGAAGAGGAAGAAAAGAAAATTTTAGATGTAGTGAAAAGATAG
- the ychF gene encoding redox-regulated ATPase YchF: protein MKLGMVGLPNVGKSTLFNAITKAGAESANYPFCTIEPNVGVVSVPDKRLDVLEKMYNTKKKVYTAIEFYDIAGLVKGASKGEGLGNKFLSHIREVAAIVHVVRCFDDGNVVHVEGSVDPIRDIETINLELIFSDLEVLERRMEKTVKLARSGDKTAKTEYAIMERVKEQLEANKPARTLEVTEEEAAFVKSLFLITSKPVLYACNISEDNVMEGNFDNDYVKKVKEYAAEEKSEVMVVSAKIEEELSGLEDDEKAEMLKEYGLDESGLDQLVETSYKLLGLMSFLTAGVQEVRAWTIKRGTKAPAAAGKIHTDIERGFIRAEVVGYNDLVECGSEAAAKEKGKFRLEGKEYVMEDGDVVNFRFNV, encoded by the coding sequence ATGAAATTAGGTATGGTAGGTTTACCAAATGTAGGTAAAAGCACATTGTTTAATGCAATAACAAAGGCTGGAGCGGAATCAGCTAATTATCCATTCTGTACAATAGAACCTAATGTGGGTGTTGTAAGTGTACCAGATAAGAGATTAGATGTTTTAGAAAAAATGTACAATACAAAGAAAAAAGTATATACTGCAATAGAGTTTTATGATATAGCAGGATTAGTTAAAGGTGCTTCAAAAGGTGAAGGTTTAGGAAATAAATTTTTATCTCACATTAGAGAGGTAGCAGCAATAGTTCATGTTGTAAGATGTTTTGATGATGGAAATGTTGTTCACGTTGAAGGTTCTGTTGATCCTATTAGAGATATAGAAACAATAAACTTAGAATTAATATTCTCAGATTTAGAAGTTTTAGAAAGAAGAATGGAAAAGACAGTTAAGCTTGCAAGATCAGGTGATAAAACTGCTAAGACTGAATATGCAATAATGGAAAGAGTCAAAGAACAATTAGAAGCAAATAAGCCAGCTAGAACATTAGAAGTTACTGAAGAAGAAGCAGCATTTGTAAAAAGTTTATTCTTAATAACTTCAAAGCCAGTTTTATATGCTTGCAATATTTCTGAAGATAACGTTATGGAAGGTAACTTTGATAATGATTATGTTAAGAAAGTTAAAGAATATGCAGCAGAAGAAAAATCAGAAGTTATGGTTGTAAGTGCTAAAATAGAAGAAGAATTATCAGGTCTTGAAGATGATGAAAAAGCTGAAATGTTAAAAGAATATGGTTTGGATGAATCAGGATTAGATCAATTAGTTGAGACTAGTTATAAATTACTAGGACTTATGAGTTTCTTAACAGCAGGAGTTCAAGAAGTTAGAGCTTGGACAATAAAAAGAGGAACTAAGGCACCTGCGGCTGCAGGAAAGATCCATACTGATATTGAAAGAGGATTTATTAGAGCAGAAGTCGTTGGATATAATGATTTAGTTGAATGTGGTTCAGAAGCAGCAGCTAAAGAAAAGGGAAAATTCAGACTTGAAGGTAAAGAGTATGTAATGGAAGATGGAGATGTAGTTAACTTTAGATTCAATGTTTAA
- a CDS encoding tetratricopeptide repeat protein, which produces MENSDKEHKNIFKSSKYLVPAITMFLCLSIATGIVAVTKSLMGTKKEDVSIATNVAEESFYNKKYDASIKEYEELQKEDQWPIWNVKIAEIYSTEGEFVKSNEILQKSYETRNKIVDTKDKGKETIEDKDKELINDIVLTYLMNGENKKSIEYGEMFLKDYPNDKNLLKTMFTVYIINGQKDKAKEVLGNYQVDQDDAADLAVLARMNMLIDNFDKGLALLKDAWYKDKNEIKILDVITQISQNSKWDILNKISTLQKKNPNELAYKIWMAEIYALNKETSKDANKLISELENKDAGYISLNLIKVNVYKNTGEMEKAEEVLNNIASNNPDSFIGYYAAAYENLAEGKYKDAFINAQRSVICNRNYIENYTSLIPEIMIKQNKANAIEPYFMTALYKEPFNNSIIIKIAEYYKNTVKDSTKALYYYNLASKINPSDADIYYNMALIKINNQRVDEAMELLKKSISLNGKVAKYHRALGSLYLNKGKNDDAIKEIRSAYDINKNDVLTLNNAACYYIIVEGDLDRGKVNLKASYEGINDKISEDDKTKITENYNRVKALSGEYNKKSTSKLTLSDLKLFY; this is translated from the coding sequence ATGGAAAATTCAGATAAAGAACATAAGAACATTTTTAAATCTTCAAAGTATTTAGTTCCGGCTATAACAATGTTCCTTTGTTTAAGTATAGCTACAGGAATTGTTGCAGTAACAAAGTCTTTAATGGGGACTAAAAAAGAAGATGTATCAATTGCTACAAATGTAGCAGAAGAATCATTTTATAATAAGAAATATGATGCTTCAATTAAAGAATATGAAGAGTTGCAAAAGGAAGATCAATGGCCAATATGGAATGTTAAAATAGCGGAAATTTATTCTACTGAAGGTGAATTTGTAAAATCAAATGAAATCTTACAAAAGAGTTATGAAACACGAAATAAAATTGTAGATACAAAAGACAAAGGAAAAGAAACGATTGAGGATAAAGATAAAGAATTAATAAATGATATAGTTCTTACATATCTTATGAATGGCGAAAATAAAAAATCCATAGAATATGGAGAAATGTTTTTGAAAGATTATCCTAATGATAAAAATCTATTAAAAACAATGTTTACAGTATACATAATAAATGGGCAAAAAGACAAAGCAAAAGAAGTTTTGGGGAATTATCAAGTAGATCAAGATGATGCAGCTGATTTAGCTGTTTTAGCTAGAATGAATATGTTGATTGATAACTTTGATAAGGGACTAGCTTTGTTAAAAGATGCATGGTACAAAGATAAAAATGAAATAAAAATACTAGATGTTATTACACAAATTTCTCAAAATAGTAAATGGGATATTTTAAACAAAATTTCAACTTTGCAAAAGAAAAATCCTAATGAACTTGCATACAAGATATGGATGGCAGAAATTTATGCATTAAACAAGGAAACATCTAAGGATGCCAATAAACTAATTAGTGAATTAGAAAATAAAGATGCTGGTTATATAAGTTTAAATCTTATTAAGGTTAATGTTTATAAAAATACAGGTGAAATGGAAAAAGCAGAAGAAGTTTTAAATAACATAGCAAGCAATAATCCAGATTCATTTATAGGATACTACGCTGCTGCTTATGAGAATTTGGCTGAAGGAAAGTACAAAGATGCTTTCATAAATGCACAAAGAAGTGTAATATGTAATAGGAATTATATAGAAAATTATACATCACTAATACCTGAAATAATGATAAAGCAAAACAAAGCTAATGCGATAGAACCATATTTTATGACTGCTTTGTATAAGGAACCTTTCAATAATAGTATTATAATTAAGATTGCAGAGTACTACAAAAATACCGTTAAGGACAGCACTAAAGCTTTATATTATTACAATTTGGCTTCAAAGATAAATCCAAGTGATGCTGATATATATTACAATATGGCATTGATAAAAATTAATAATCAAAGAGTTGATGAAGCTATGGAATTATTAAAAAAGAGCATTTCATTAAATGGAAAAGTTGCAAAATATCATCGAGCTTTAGGAAGTCTATATTTAAATAAGGGAAAAAATGATGATGCTATTAAGGAAATAAGAAGTGCATATGATATAAATAAAAATGATGTTTTGACATTGAATAATGCGGCATGTTATTACATAATTGTTGAAGGTGATTTAGATAGAGGAAAAGTTAATTTGAAGGCCTCATATGAAGGGATTAATGATAAAATAAGTGAAGATGATAAAACAAAAATAACTGAGAATTATAATAGAGTTAAAGCATTATCAGGTGAATATAATAAAAAGAGCACATCTAAGTTAACATTGTCAGATCTTAAATTATTTTATTAA
- a CDS encoding undecaprenyl-diphosphate phosphatase, whose product MGLDILFILKAIIIAIVEGLTEFIPVSSTGHMILVSNVINFKGEFVDMFEVVIQLGAILAVVVLYWKKIKDSVIEFFIYIFTGGKKGKTGFNFGINVLIGSIPAGIVGMLFYKKIKSLFKPEDVIVAFIVGGILLIIIENIFRKNKKHATKSIDDITPMQSIKVGLFQVLSMWPGMSRSASTIMGGWVSGLSTPIAAEFSFFLAIPAMVGSSAKDLSEFDFSSMNMTLWIALIIGFIVAFIVSIVVMDKFVAYLKKKPMRVFAVYRVGAGIVLAILTFFGFVKL is encoded by the coding sequence GTGGGATTAGATATTTTATTTATATTAAAAGCTATTATTATAGCTATAGTGGAAGGGTTAACGGAGTTTATTCCGGTATCTTCTACGGGGCATATGATACTTGTATCAAATGTTATAAATTTCAAAGGTGAATTTGTAGACATGTTTGAGGTGGTAATTCAATTAGGTGCAATATTAGCAGTAGTAGTTTTATATTGGAAGAAGATAAAAGATAGTGTAATTGAATTCTTCATTTACATATTTACAGGTGGGAAAAAAGGAAAAACAGGTTTTAATTTTGGTATAAATGTTTTAATAGGAAGTATCCCAGCGGGAATAGTAGGAATGCTATTTTATAAGAAAATAAAGAGTCTATTTAAGCCGGAAGATGTAATTGTTGCATTTATAGTTGGTGGTATTTTATTAATAATAATAGAAAATATATTTAGAAAGAATAAGAAGCATGCTACAAAAAGTATAGATGACATAACGCCTATGCAATCAATAAAAGTAGGATTATTTCAAGTGCTTTCAATGTGGCCTGGAATGTCAAGAAGTGCATCAACTATAATGGGAGGTTGGGTTTCTGGACTTTCAACTCCAATAGCTGCTGAATTTTCATTTTTTTTAGCAATTCCAGCTATGGTTGGATCAAGTGCAAAAGATCTTTCTGAATTTGATTTTTCTAGTATGAATATGACTTTATGGATTGCATTGATTATTGGATTTATTGTTGCATTTATAGTTTCTATAGTTGTTATGGATAAGTTTGTAGCTTATTTAAAGAAGAAGCCTATGAGAGTTTTTGCTGTATATAGAGTTGGAGCAGGAATAGTGTTGGCTATACTTACATTTTTCGGATTTGTTAAATTGTAA
- a CDS encoding glycosyl transferase group 1 — translation MKILFIACYSPLINNSAAIETLQYLNKLSEIKGNEVHLLTVNFPKNSIYYDEALSCMMSEKIRLHLVDGGAVFKRLMPIKPVESKGNNENKSIKNKSGILRKVLRKVKNGLVIPDMYYGWAKKAAVYGKELIEREKIDVIFSMHEPPSSHLCAYYIKKQYKHIPWITYWSDPWLKDSTRQKSFILKKVLEKKMEKNIVNLADKFIFVTEANRNEYLKDYEELRDGTKKTFILNRGFDSKLYQRLVSEEAPKLIKKDKLNMIYTGEIFSKLRDIKPFIKALEEIKKEDRESYNLLNVLFFGNIDDIDGKKRLQNLEIAKVSPRIPFDEALKYMLNGNALLLFGNKNSKQIPAKIYDYFGAKGRIFVIYGDKNDPIKKVVQDSKKCIVTENDTGEIKEKIYEMIYMHKNEKLECDPDFNYEWNSVVERLNNILEGCD, via the coding sequence TTGACTGTTAACTTTCCTAAAAACTCAATATACTATGATGAAGCATTAAGTTGTATGATGAGCGAAAAAATAAGACTTCATCTTGTTGACGGGGGAGCAGTATTCAAGAGATTAATGCCTATAAAGCCAGTTGAGTCTAAAGGAAATAATGAAAATAAATCAATTAAGAATAAAAGTGGCATTTTAAGGAAGGTTTTAAGAAAAGTAAAGAATGGCTTAGTAATACCAGATATGTATTATGGATGGGCTAAAAAGGCAGCGGTTTACGGAAAAGAGTTAATTGAAAGAGAAAAGATAGATGTTATTTTTTCTATGCATGAGCCTCCTTCTTCGCATTTATGTGCTTATTACATAAAAAAACAATATAAACATATACCGTGGATTACTTATTGGAGTGATCCATGGCTTAAGGATTCAACAAGGCAAAAATCTTTTATTCTTAAAAAGGTTTTAGAAAAGAAAATGGAAAAAAACATAGTTAATTTAGCAGATAAATTTATATTTGTAACAGAAGCTAACAGAAATGAATATTTAAAAGATTATGAAGAACTTAGAGATGGAACTAAAAAAACATTTATTTTAAATCGTGGATTTGATTCTAAATTATATCAGAGATTAGTTTCTGAAGAAGCACCAAAGCTTATAAAAAAAGATAAGTTAAATATGATATATACAGGAGAAATTTTTTCGAAGCTCAGGGATATAAAGCCTTTTATAAAAGCACTTGAAGAAATAAAGAAAGAGGATAGGGAATCATATAATTTACTTAATGTTTTATTTTTTGGAAATATAGATGATATCGACGGTAAAAAGAGATTACAAAACCTTGAAATAGCGAAAGTTTCTCCAAGAATACCTTTTGACGAAGCACTTAAATATATGCTTAATGGAAATGCATTGTTACTGTTTGGGAATAAAAATTCTAAACAAATACCAGCTAAAATTTATGATTATTTTGGAGCGAAAGGTAGAATATTTGTAATTTATGGCGATAAAAATGATCCTATTAAAAAGGTTGTTCAAGATAGTAAAAAGTGTATTGTTACTGAAAATGATACTGGAGAAATAAAAGAAAAGATTTATGAGATGATATATATGCATAAAAATGAGAAACTAGAATGTGATCCGGATTTTAATTATGAATGGAATTCTGTAGTGGAGAGATTAAATAATATATTAGAAGGATGTGATTAA